The DNA window CTTCTAAAAGCTCTTCCTTGTTTGGGAAGTACTTATACAGGGTCATTTTTGATGTTTTTGCCGCTTTGGCCAACATATCAGTGGTCACAGCGGCCACACCAAACTCGAAGAATAGGCTTTTCGCTGCGGCTAATATCCTGCATTCAGCATCTTTACGACTCATATTTACCACTATTCATTATTGTAATCATCACTAAAACACACCTCAATTCTATCAACATTCTTAGCACAACGCTTATGCAACGTTCGCTATTAAATATTTTCGCTTCTTGCTTTTGTGTGCTGACAAATCCAAAAGGCTATGGTACTGTACTGTACAGTACTTAAATGTAATATCAACAATTAATACAAATATCTGCACTAAGGCTATCTATAAGGTGCAGAACATAAACTTGACAATTAGTTGAAATCAAACAGATAAAGCAATTGCTTTAGTGAAAGGAAAAATAATGCGTTTTACACAAACCGCGGTGCTGTTAGTGATTAGCCTTTTTATATTAAGTGCATGCTCCGGTTCCGATGAAGACATGCTGCAAAGCGACGCTACAAAGTCTGGGCCTCCCAAAAAAGTATGGACGACTAAACTAGTGCCTGCTTCAGATGGTGTCAAAAGGCACTTAACCGGCACTATTCAAGCAGCCGACGCCGTATCAATTTCATTTGAAGTCACCGGTGTGGTGTCTAAAATGCACGTGGATTTAGGACAGTCCTTTGAAAAGGGAGACGTGCTAGCTGAATTAGATAAAACGCTATACAAAATGGCAGTACAACAAAACAAAAGCACCTTAGGTGAAGCAAGCGCAGCATTGCTTGATATCAAGCAAACTTTTGAACGAAACCAAACGCTCAGAGAACAAGGTCTTGTGTCACAGGCTGCGTTAGATGGCGCGTTAGCTAGTTTTGAGATAGCAAAACAGCGTGTAGAAGTTGCTGAAAGCTCACTTAATATCGCAAAAGAAAATCTCTCCGATACAACGCTTGTCGCACCCTACTCTGGTCGCGTATCAGAACGTTTCGTTGAGCCTTCGCAGCAGGTCTCTCCTGGTGCATCGGTGTTGAGTATTCAAGGTAATGCTCTCCTAGAAGTAAATGCAGCAATACCGGAGGGTTTAATTGGCAAAGTCGCCCTTTTCGACCAAGTAAATGTGGTTCTTCCCTCGCTGAGCGCTACAAAAAGCTACGCAGCAACCCTCACAGAAATTGGCGCTCAAGCATCCATTGCTAATGCATTTCCAATTACTATTACATTTAACGACAACCATACCGGTTTTTATCCTGGAATGTCAGCCGAAATTATTCTGTCGATCAGCGGCTTATTTGACAGCGCCGAATACTTTGAAGTGCCCTTTAGCGCCTTTACCACAGACAAAGTAGGTCCCTATTTATACTTTGTTGCCACTCAACAAACTAGCTCAACAAGTTCGCAAACTGATAACCCAGAAACAGCTAACAAAGACACACCTATTTCCAACAACAGCATAAACCAAAATCAAAACACTATCGCTGAGAAACATTATATTGAAATTGTTGAATTAAAGCCTGAGACCGCCATTATTAAATTTAAGCAACAGCCCAACATCAATCAGTTTTCCGATGCAAAAATAGTGAAAACTGGCGTCGACTTTATTAGACCCAATCAGGCTATTTCGGTCGTTGAAACCTCTACCCAAATATATAACCAATAAAGGCGACAAGCATGAATTTATCCGATATTGGTTTGAGCTATAACCGTCTAGTCATGACCGTTGTACTGTCATTGATGGTGTTTGGTGGTGTTAGCTATTTTTCACTGCCGGCCCAAGAAGATCCTTCTATCAAAGTTCGAGAAGCAGTTATTACTACAAACTTCCCCGGTATGCCTGCTGAAAAAATCGAACTTCTGATCACAAAAACGGTTGAAGAAGGCGTTAGAAATGTCGACGAAGTTGAAGAAATTCGTTCAATTTCAATGCAAGGCACATCAGTTGTTTACGTCGATTTGTATGACCGCTATTTCGACTTAGACCAAATTTGGGACAAGGTAAGAAACGAATTAGACAAGGTAAGAAGCGAATTCCCCGAAGGCACGCCGCCGCATTTTATTAATGATAATTTTGGAGATGTTGCAATATTGACCGTTGCCTTGCAGGCCGATGACGGCATTTTTATGGGCGACATGTTCGATATGGCGCAGCATGCTCGCGACATGATTTATACCGTTGATGGCACACAGTCCGTTAGCATACTCGGCGCACAGCAAGAAAATATAGTAATTGAAGTGTCAGACGTGAAGGCGGCGCAATTAGGGGTATCTCCCTCTCAATTGCTCGATACATTGCAACAACAGAACGTTATTCGTTCTGGCGGTAACGTTAACCTGAACGGAAAGAGTTTTAGCATTGTCCCCAGCGGCGATTTCACTAGCATCGAGTCAATCAAAGAAGTCATTTTCACCTTACCAAATACTAATAACTCAATTCGCTTAGAAGATATCGCTACGGTCTATAGAAGCATTCAAACACCTGAATTTCAAACCGCTTACTTTAACGGCGAACGCGCAATTGTGCTCGCAGTGGCTAAGAATGATCGCTTTAGTGTCACCGAGTATACGCCCCGCTTAGAGAAAATGTTACGCGCACTAGAGCAGCAAATGCCGGCAGGTATTAGCCTTAACGTGATCACGCGACAGGCCGATCAAGTCAATGCTGCGGTAGACGGCGTATCTATCAACGTTATTCAAACATTAGCTATTGTGCTTGCCGTCGTCATCTTATTTCTTGGCGTCCGCATTGGCTTGATTGTCGGTGCGATAGTACCGGCCGTTGTTTTAATTGTACTCGCCGTGCTCAATTTTAGCGGCATGGCGCTTGAGCGTATGAGCTTGGCAACACTTATTATTTCACTCGGCTTGCTTGTCGACAATGGGATTGTTGTTGCTGAAGATTTCAAGAAACGATTGGAGAATGGCGAAAAACGCCGAGAGATCGTATCTGACATAGGCAGAACCTTAGCGATCCCTCTATTAACATCATCAGTTACCACGATGCTAGTCTTTCTACCGCTGATGCTAGCTGAAAGTAGCTCTGGTGAATACACACGTTCTGTCTCTATCGTCATTATCTATTCGCTTTTCACCTCTTGGTTACTTTCTCTCATGGTTACGCCGTATTTATGCTTCTTGTTTATTAAGGACGAAGCTGTGAAGAAGAAGTCCGGTTTTCAAGCCAAAGTGGCAAACTTCTTTGACCTTATCAATCCAGTGTACAAATCGATTTTGCGTTTCGTATTGAAATATCGCGCGTTTACCATGGCATTGACGATATTACTGTTTTTAGGCGCAGGTTTTGCGATGAGCACTGTACCGGTAAAATTCTTTCCTGATTCTGATCGCGCTCAGGTATTGGCCTATATTGATTTACCCGCGGGTTCGTCAATGCGTGAAACAGAAGATGTACTGGAAAAGGTGTTTGATGTTCTTGACGATAAAGAGCGTTACCCCTATGTAGAAAACTATGCAGCCTACGGCGGTTTCGGGGGGCCAAGGTTTGTATTATCACTCACCCCGATAACGCCTGAATCGAGCAAAGCCTTCGTCATGCTTAACCTAGTTGACCGCCAATACCAGAATGAAACGATCAAAAGCCTTCGAGAAGATTTTGCCAATGATTTTCCAAAGGTTAATGCTCGCGTTACTAAGATGTTTTTAGGCCCTTCTGATTCAAATAAAATTGATGTGCAAATTATAGGGCCCGACAAAGACTACATTTACAACACGGCCTTAGAGATTGAAGAAATATTCCGTAATTTGGAAGGTACCGTCGAAATTAAAAATGATTGGGAAAATAAAATTACCCAAATTGACGTGCAAATAGATCAAGCGAGAGCGAAACGAGCAGGTGTTACATCAGCCGATGTGGCGAGATCATTAGAAACCTTTTTCTCTGGCAGAGTTGTTTCAGAATTTCGTGAAGGCGATGATTTAATTCCTATCATCATTAGAGGGAAGGCTGAGGATAGATATGACATTAGCCGCATTTACGGTATTAATGTGTATTCTGCATCAAGGAACGTCAACGTGCCCCTAGAGCAAGTTGCAGACATCAATTTCAGCCCACAATACGCCAGAATTGCCCGTGAAAACTTATTTAGAACCGTCACGATTGAAGCAAAAAATTTGAATATGACAGCAGAAGATATGGTGCCTATTTTACAGCCTGAATTTGATAAAATTAGAGAAAGGCTTCCGCCTGCTCATCGTCTTGAATTTGACGGTGTAGTAAAAGATTCAAAGGAATCTCAGGCATCATTGAATGCCAACCTACCGCTGTGTTTGGCAGCAGTGATGCTAGTATTAATCGCTCAATTTAATTCATTGCGCCGAGCCGGCATAGTGATTTTAACCGTGCCACTCATTTTAATCGGTGCCGTTATTGGTTTACTTAGCGTGCAGGCAAACTTTGGCTTCATGGTTATTTTAGGCTTGTATGCACTCGCAGGCATCATTGTTAACAATGCTATTGTGTTGATAGATAGAATAGATATTGAACGCAAAGAAACAGAAGATCAGTACGAAGCCATAGTAGAAGCATGTATGCGCAGATTGCGCCCCATCATTATGTCTACCGTGACCACAATTCTGGGCTTACTGCCTCTGATTCTAAGTAAGGACGCCTTGTTCTTTGGTATGGCCAGCGCACTCGCCTTTGGCTTAGCGATAGGCACATTGCTGACACTCGGTGTTGTGCCGGTGCTGTATAGCTTATTCTTTAATATTAAGAAGCAGACAGCGCCAGAATAGCATCTACAATAGCGATGTTAGCGTCAGGAAAGTCAATTTCTTTCAGGTCGCTGACGTCGGCCCAGCGATGCATTTGGCCCTCTTTGCCAAATGGTTCACCGTTGAACTCATCAACTAACAACACCGAAAGCAGAACACGCTTGTCGGTATATTCATGGGCAACTTCAATCAATGGGGACGACACCTTTATACTTATATCGATTTCTTCATAAAGTTCTCGATTCAAGGCTTGCTCTACAGTTTCTCCAAGCTCTACTTTGCCGCCAGGAAACTCCCATTTACCACCCTGATGTTGATCGTCAGCGCGTTTACATATAAAAAAGGTGCTGCCCCTGCGGACAACACCTACTGCAACATGAACTTGTTTCATAAAAAGACTATAATTCTCTTATTAAATAGCCTGGGTAAGCGTCCTAAGACAGCTTACCGTGACATTGCTTGTACTTCTTACCTGAACCACACGGACAAGGATCGTTGCGGCCCACTTTTGGACCAGTACGCTGAGAAACAGCAGGCCTCTCAGCTTCTGGCTCTGTTACCGACTCGTGTTCAAATTTACGTTCAACTTCAGCAGCACGGCGTTGTTCTTCTACCGCTTCTACATCTGCCTGTTGCTGAACCTGCACACGACTTAATATGCTGATGACGTCTACTTTGAGAGTGTCTAGCATTTGCGAGAACAGCTCAAACGATTCGCGCTTATATTCTTGCTTTGGATTTTTCTGAGCATAACCACGTAAGTGGATACCTTGACGCAAATGGTCCATCGCCGCTAAATGCTCTTTCCACAAACCGTCAAGGCTTTGCAGCATAACCGCTTTTTCAAAGTTGCGTATAACTTCTGGGCCCACGGTGGTTTCTTTTAATTCGTAAGCTTTCACAATTTCGTCGAAAATGCGCTCTCTAATGGTTTCTTCAAATAATTTATCGTCGTTATCAAGCCATTGCTGCACAGGAGCATCGACGGCGAAGTCGCTCTTCAAACGCTCTTCTAAGCCTGCAACATCCCACATTTCTTCTAAAGACTGTGGTGGTATATATTCACTAATAACGTTTGATACAACATCTTTTCTGATGTTAGCGATCATTGAACCAATGTCACCGTCATCTAACAACTCGTTACGCTGTTCATAGATAACGCGACGCTGATCGTTCGCAACATCATCATACTCAAGTAAAGACTTACGAATATCGAAGTTGCGCCCTTCAACTTTACGTTGTGCATTCTCAATAGCGCGAGAAACCCATGGGTGTTCGATTGACTCACCTTTCTCCATGCCAAGGCGCTTCATCATATTACCCATCTTCTCAGAGGCAAAAATACGCATCAGTGCATCATCAAGCGATAGATAAAAACGTGAAGAGCCTGCGTCACCTTGACGACCTGAACGACCACGTAGCTGATTATCAATACGACGCGACTCGTGGCGTTCAGTGCCGATAATATGCAAACCACCAGAGGCTAACACTGCATCGTGACGTTTCTGCCATTCTGCTTTAACGTGTTCTAACTGCTGTTCTGTTGGATTCTTTAGCTTCTCAATTTCAGCTTGTAAATTACCACCCAACACAATGTCCGTGCCACGACCCGCCATATTCGTAGCAATAGTCACTGCACCCGGCATACCGGCGTTTGCAACGATATCCGCTTCTTGCTCATGGAATTTTGCATTGAGTACTTTGTGCTGGATTTTTGCCTTTTTCAAGACGCTGGAAAGTAGTTCTGAGTTTTCAATTGAAACGGTACCAACAAGAGTTGGTTGACCGCGTTCAACGCAGCTTAGAATGTCTTCGACGATGGCATCATATTTTTCCGCAGCGGTAAGATAAATTTTATCCGCTCGGTCATCACGCACCATTGGCTTGTTGGTTGGAATAACAACCGTTTCTAAACCGTAAATGTGCTGAAACTCGAATGCTTCTGTATCAGCAGTACCTGTCATACCTGACAGCTTGTCGTATAGACGGAAGTAATTTTGAAAGGTAATTGACGCTAAGGTTTGATTTTCATTTTGGATGTTTACGCCTTCTTTGGCCTCAATTGCTTGGTGCAAGCCTTCGGACCAACGACGTCCTTCCATTGTGCGACCGGTATGTTCGTCAACAATGATAATGTCGTCACCCTTAACAATGTAATCAACATCTTTTGCAAATAACTTGTGAGCGCGCAAAGCGGCATTCACGTGGTGTAATAAGGAAATATTCGCAGCAGCGAACAAAGATTCTGCTTCGTCTAAGATCCCGTGCTTTTGCAATAATTCTTCAACGAAGATTTGACCCGTTTCGGTCAAGTGTATTTGTTTGCCTTTTTCGTCGATGGTGTAATGACCATCGCCAATGTTGTCTTCTTCATCTTCCTTCTCCTGCTGCTGCAACTCAGGAATAATCAGATTAATCTTTCTATATAACTCAGAGCTATCTTCTGCCGCGCCTGAGATAATCAGTGGTGTTCTTGCTTCATCGATAAGGATTGAGTCGACTTCGTCGATAACCGCAAAATGCAGTCCGCGCTGAACTCGGTCTTGTGGACTAAACGCCATATTATCGCGCAGATAATCGAAACCAAATTCATTATTGGTGCCGTAAGTGATGTCAGCTTCATAAGCAGCACGCTTTTCTGCAGGACTTAAACCAGGAATGTTACAACCCACAGTTAGCCCAAGAAAATCAAATAGTGGTCTGCTGCCGTCGGCATCACGCTTTGCGAGATAATCATTCACCGTAATAACGTGAACGCCTTTGCCCGAAATTGCATTTAAATAAGAGGGTAAAGTAGAGGTTAAGGTTTTACCTTCACCCGTGCGCATTTCAGCAATCTTTCCTTGGTGTAAAACCAAACCGCCTTTCATTTGCACATCAAAGTGACGCATTTTGAAAACACGCTTACTGGCTTCTCGAACGACTGCGAACGCTTCTGCTGCTATTGCATCCATCGATTCGCCTTTTTCTAAGCGCTCTCTGAATATAGCTGTTTTACCCTTTAGCTCATCGTCGGAAAGTTCTTCGAATGTTTTCTCATATTCATTAACAGCAACAACTGTCTTTTTTAACTTTTTGAGTAAACGGTCGTTACGACTGCCAAATACTTTTTTCAAGGTGCTTGATAACATGCTATATGATTTTCCAAAAATGACTAAAATAAAACGCGCAACATAGTAACAATTATGCAGCGAATAAACTAGGGCGTACTAGATAAGCTTAGCACTGAACTGAGCTATTTAAATGAGTCAGGAGTGGAATTGAACTGGAGAAAACTAAATATCAGTTTTTTAGCGATAGATAAATGGTAGAGGATCGACCTGTTGACCGTTTTTGAGAACTTCATAATGCACATGTGCACCTGTTGATCGACCAGTATTGCCAACTAATGCGATACCTTGACCTTTAGTAACAACGTCGCCGACTTCAACCGACAATTGGGCGTTGTGACCGTATCTTGTTCTTAAACCGTTTCCGTGATCAATTTCAACTAGTTTTCCATATCCATATCTGTCGCCAGACCAGGTTACAACACCAGCACCTGTTGCAATAACGTCTTCACCTTCTTTGCCTGCGAAATCTAAGCCTTTGTGCATAGATGGGCGGCCAGTGAATGGGTCTTTGCGAACACCGTAATAAGAAGACAACCAACCTGTATCGACTGGACGTCCTGCTAACTCACTTTCTCTTTCTATATTGAGGCCTAACATCAAAGATTCAAGGGCGGTGAGTTGCTGAATTTTAAAATCTAATGTCTCAGACATTTTATTGATTTGATTTGTTAAAGATGATTCGGTGGCGTTCAGCGTTTGCATTTCTTCGCTCAACGTAAAATCTTCTTTGTTCAGACCGGCCTTTTCAGCCATGGTTGCTGTGAGCAACTCCATCTGATTAATTCGGTTTTGCAGGATAGCTAACTGATTAACGATCCCGCCAACTTGCTGTTGCGTGTTAACTTTTAATTGATCGACTAGATTTGCTTGCTGCTCTAAGCCTGTCTTTATGACGTTAACGCGAACATGATTTTCATAGACGGATTCAGTTGAGCGGCTAGAGATAAGGAAGATAATCGATGCTATTACAGACAAGCTCAACAGCTTGCGAGCGGATATCCGCTTCACAAATCTGCGATTCTTGCCTTTGTAAAGTATCGTAAAACTCATCATTACCCTTTATATGTTTGCTTTTAATCGTACCTTTGTACCGTAACAATGTCGCGAAACGACCCTTATTACGTTATTGTGCCTGCAGTCTAACTCTCTTATCGGCAGATAGAAACATTTACCAAGCGCACCTACTTATCTTAATTTATACCTGTTACTGCTGTTCAAGCCGCTTTCTTACACGCCAATCGATACAAGCGAGAGATTAAAAGGCTAAGGAAGGTTCGATGTATCTTATGGGTAAGCTGTCTTCATTCTCAAACTCTACATACTTCCATGCGCTGGCATCATTAAGTATTGCATTTAATAACTTATTATTTAAACCATGGCCTGTTTTGTAAGCAACAAGCTCACCAATTAGGCTATGTCCGCCCAAGTAGAGGTCGCCAACAGCATCCAATATTTTATGTTTAAGAAATTCGTCACTGCAGCGCAAGCCTTCAGGATTTAACACTCTATATTCATCTAGCGCGACAGCATTATCCATGCTGCCACCTAAAGCAAGATTCATCGAGTTCATAAGTTCTAAGTCTTTCATAAAACCGAAGGTTCTGGCTCTACTAACTTCGTCAACGTACGAATCAACAGAAAAGTCGAGTTCGACTCGTTGTCTACTGGCCGCGATAGCTGGATGTTCAAAATCAATTTCGAAATTAACTTTAAAGCCGTCATGAGGCCTAAACTCTGCCCACTTATCGCCGTCTTCGACGCGCACAGTTTTGATCACTTTGATGAATTTTTTAGGGGCATCTAGCTCTTGTACACCGGCACTCTGGAGCAAGAAGATGAAAGGAGATGCACTGCCGTCCATTATAGGAAGCTCGTGGCTATCAACTTCAACGATAATATTATCAATGCCTAAACCAGACAGCGCAGAAGCTAGGTGCTCTACGGTATGAATGGAGTGACCTTCAGCATTAGTGATACAAGTACACAGCATTGTATCTCCAACGGCATCAGCCTTGGCTTGAATGTCTGCGTGCGGTTGTAAATCAACGCGACGAAAAACGATACCGGTGTTCGCAGGGGCAGGACGTAAAGTCATTGTGACTTTGCGTCCTTTATGCAAACCGATGCCCGTCTCTTTAACAGACTCTTTAATAGTACGTTGTTTTATCATTTTGTTTTATTCACCAAACAGAAAAACGGCGCATATTATATTACTCAATCACTTTATTGTCAAAGAGTTACAATATTACAAGCTTTTTTTTAAAAACAGTGACTGTTCAGACCACTACAACTAAACATGAATCTAGTTATAATTTATTAGTCTAATCAGCCTGTTTTCTCAAAAATGCTGGAATATCAAGATACTCTAATTCATTACTTGGTTGAGCTTCGTCGTCTAACTTTAACGCTTGGTTACCATCAGTGCTGCCCGAGGACTTATGGTCTCTTGAACCAGACGTGTAGTCTCTACCTACAGCACTCACGCGCGCATTATCATTGACCAAACTGATGTCAGGCTTGCGTTCTGCGCCGATACCAGTGGCGACAACAGTCACGCGAACTTCATCAGTGAGTTCAGGATCGATGACCGTACCAACAACAACTGTCGCATTTTCTGAAGCAAATGCTTTAACCGCATTACCCACGATTTCATATTCGTCGATAGCAAAGTCTAGGCCTGCTGTGATGTTAACTAAGATGCCGCGAGCACCAGATAGGTCGATATCTTCTAGCAGAGGACAAGCGATTGCAGCTTCTGCAGCTTCTTCAGCTCTATCTTCACCTCTACCAACACCGCTGCCCATCATTGCCGTGCCCATTTCTGACATCACAGTTTTCACATCGGCGAAATCAACGTTGATCAAACCAGGACGAGTAATAAGCTCAGCAATACCCTGTACGGCGCCGCGAAGTACATCATTCGCCGCACTAAAAGCCTGTAGCAAAGGCGTGCCTTTACCCATCACTTTTAAGAGTTTTTCATTTGGGATCGTGATCAATGAATCGACGTGCTTAGAAAGCTCGGCAATGCCTTGATTAGCAAAATCAGAACGCTTTTTGCCTTCGAATGGGAATGGTTTAGTCACAACAGCAACCGTCAATATTCCCATTTCTTTAGCAATTTTAGCCACTTCTGGAGCTGCCCCAGTTCCCGTTCCACCGCCCATTCCAGCCGTAATGAAAACCATATCAGCGCCTTCCAGCGT is part of the Glaciecola nitratireducens FR1064 genome and encodes:
- a CDS encoding efflux RND transporter periplasmic adaptor subunit gives rise to the protein MRFTQTAVLLVISLFILSACSGSDEDMLQSDATKSGPPKKVWTTKLVPASDGVKRHLTGTIQAADAVSISFEVTGVVSKMHVDLGQSFEKGDVLAELDKTLYKMAVQQNKSTLGEASAALLDIKQTFERNQTLREQGLVSQAALDGALASFEIAKQRVEVAESSLNIAKENLSDTTLVAPYSGRVSERFVEPSQQVSPGASVLSIQGNALLEVNAAIPEGLIGKVALFDQVNVVLPSLSATKSYAATLTEIGAQASIANAFPITITFNDNHTGFYPGMSAEIILSISGLFDSAEYFEVPFSAFTTDKVGPYLYFVATQQTSSTSSQTDNPETANKDTPISNNSINQNQNTIAEKHYIEIVELKPETAIIKFKQQPNINQFSDAKIVKTGVDFIRPNQAISVVETSTQIYNQ
- a CDS encoding efflux RND transporter permease subunit — protein: MNLSDIGLSYNRLVMTVVLSLMVFGGVSYFSLPAQEDPSIKVREAVITTNFPGMPAEKIELLITKTVEEGVRNVDEVEEIRSISMQGTSVVYVDLYDRYFDLDQIWDKVRNELDKVRSEFPEGTPPHFINDNFGDVAILTVALQADDGIFMGDMFDMAQHARDMIYTVDGTQSVSILGAQQENIVIEVSDVKAAQLGVSPSQLLDTLQQQNVIRSGGNVNLNGKSFSIVPSGDFTSIESIKEVIFTLPNTNNSIRLEDIATVYRSIQTPEFQTAYFNGERAIVLAVAKNDRFSVTEYTPRLEKMLRALEQQMPAGISLNVITRQADQVNAAVDGVSINVIQTLAIVLAVVILFLGVRIGLIVGAIVPAVVLIVLAVLNFSGMALERMSLATLIISLGLLVDNGIVVAEDFKKRLENGEKRREIVSDIGRTLAIPLLTSSVTTMLVFLPLMLAESSSGEYTRSVSIVIIYSLFTSWLLSLMVTPYLCFLFIKDEAVKKKSGFQAKVANFFDLINPVYKSILRFVLKYRAFTMALTILLFLGAGFAMSTVPVKFFPDSDRAQVLAYIDLPAGSSMRETEDVLEKVFDVLDDKERYPYVENYAAYGGFGGPRFVLSLTPITPESSKAFVMLNLVDRQYQNETIKSLREDFANDFPKVNARVTKMFLGPSDSNKIDVQIIGPDKDYIYNTALEIEEIFRNLEGTVEIKNDWENKITQIDVQIDQARAKRAGVTSADVARSLETFFSGRVVSEFREGDDLIPIIIRGKAEDRYDISRIYGINVYSASRNVNVPLEQVADINFSPQYARIARENLFRTVTIEAKNLNMTAEDMVPILQPEFDKIRERLPPAHRLEFDGVVKDSKESQASLNANLPLCLAAVMLVLIAQFNSLRRAGIVILTVPLILIGAVIGLLSVQANFGFMVILGLYALAGIIVNNAIVLIDRIDIERKETEDQYEAIVEACMRRLRPIIMSTVTTILGLLPLILSKDALFFGMASALAFGLAIGTLLTLGVVPVLYSLFFNIKKQTAPE
- the mutT gene encoding 8-oxo-dGTP diphosphatase MutT, coding for MKQVHVAVGVVRRGSTFFICKRADDQHQGGKWEFPGGKVELGETVEQALNRELYEEIDISIKVSSPLIEVAHEYTDKRVLLSVLLVDEFNGEPFGKEGQMHRWADVSDLKEIDFPDANIAIVDAILALSAS
- the secA gene encoding preprotein translocase subunit SecA, whose product is MLSSTLKKVFGSRNDRLLKKLKKTVVAVNEYEKTFEELSDDELKGKTAIFRERLEKGESMDAIAAEAFAVVREASKRVFKMRHFDVQMKGGLVLHQGKIAEMRTGEGKTLTSTLPSYLNAISGKGVHVITVNDYLAKRDADGSRPLFDFLGLTVGCNIPGLSPAEKRAAYEADITYGTNNEFGFDYLRDNMAFSPQDRVQRGLHFAVIDEVDSILIDEARTPLIISGAAEDSSELYRKINLIIPELQQQEKEDEEDNIGDGHYTIDEKGKQIHLTETGQIFVEELLQKHGILDEAESLFAAANISLLHHVNAALRAHKLFAKDVDYIVKGDDIIIVDEHTGRTMEGRRWSEGLHQAIEAKEGVNIQNENQTLASITFQNYFRLYDKLSGMTGTADTEAFEFQHIYGLETVVIPTNKPMVRDDRADKIYLTAAEKYDAIVEDILSCVERGQPTLVGTVSIENSELLSSVLKKAKIQHKVLNAKFHEQEADIVANAGMPGAVTIATNMAGRGTDIVLGGNLQAEIEKLKNPTEQQLEHVKAEWQKRHDAVLASGGLHIIGTERHESRRIDNQLRGRSGRQGDAGSSRFYLSLDDALMRIFASEKMGNMMKRLGMEKGESIEHPWVSRAIENAQRKVEGRNFDIRKSLLEYDDVANDQRRVIYEQRNELLDDGDIGSMIANIRKDVVSNVISEYIPPQSLEEMWDVAGLEERLKSDFAVDAPVQQWLDNDDKLFEETIRERIFDEIVKAYELKETTVGPEVIRNFEKAVMLQSLDGLWKEHLAAMDHLRQGIHLRGYAQKNPKQEYKRESFELFSQMLDTLKVDVISILSRVQVQQQADVEAVEEQRRAAEVERKFEHESVTEPEAERPAVSQRTGPKVGRNDPCPCGSGKKYKQCHGKLS
- a CDS encoding M23 family metallopeptidase, whose translation is MSFTILYKGKNRRFVKRISARKLLSLSVIASIIFLISSRSTESVYENHVRVNVIKTGLEQQANLVDQLKVNTQQQVGGIVNQLAILQNRINQMELLTATMAEKAGLNKEDFTLSEEMQTLNATESSLTNQINKMSETLDFKIQQLTALESLMLGLNIERESELAGRPVDTGWLSSYYGVRKDPFTGRPSMHKGLDFAGKEGEDVIATGAGVVTWSGDRYGYGKLVEIDHGNGLRTRYGHNAQLSVEVGDVVTKGQGIALVGNTGRSTGAHVHYEVLKNGQQVDPLPFIYR
- the lpxC gene encoding UDP-3-O-acyl-N-acetylglucosamine deacetylase — translated: MIKQRTIKESVKETGIGLHKGRKVTMTLRPAPANTGIVFRRVDLQPHADIQAKADAVGDTMLCTCITNAEGHSIHTVEHLASALSGLGIDNIIVEVDSHELPIMDGSASPFIFLLQSAGVQELDAPKKFIKVIKTVRVEDGDKWAEFRPHDGFKVNFEIDFEHPAIAASRQRVELDFSVDSYVDEVSRARTFGFMKDLELMNSMNLALGGSMDNAVALDEYRVLNPEGLRCSDEFLKHKILDAVGDLYLGGHSLIGELVAYKTGHGLNNKLLNAILNDASAWKYVEFENEDSLPIRYIEPSLAF
- the ftsZ gene encoding cell division protein FtsZ; this translates as MFELMDSQSDEAVIKVVGVGGGGGNAVEYMVQHMIEGVDFIAMNTDAQVLKTSSAHIKLQIGNEVTKGLGAGADPNVGREAAQEDREKIRQTLEGADMVFITAGMGGGTGTGAAPEVAKIAKEMGILTVAVVTKPFPFEGKKRSDFANQGIAELSKHVDSLITIPNEKLLKVMGKGTPLLQAFSAANDVLRGAVQGIAELITRPGLINVDFADVKTVMSEMGTAMMGSGVGRGEDRAEEAAEAAIACPLLEDIDLSGARGILVNITAGLDFAIDEYEIVGNAVKAFASENATVVVGTVIDPELTDEVRVTVVATGIGAERKPDISLVNDNARVSAVGRDYTSGSRDHKSSGSTDGNQALKLDDEAQPSNELEYLDIPAFLRKQAD